The following proteins come from a genomic window of Venturia canescens isolate UGA chromosome 4, ASM1945775v1, whole genome shotgun sequence:
- the LOC122408762 gene encoding inhibitor of growth protein 1, with product MLNQAVVEALYSATYIENYLDCVENLPNDIQRHVSRLRELDATCQTYLREIDQQQELLKNDIDISVRRRALLRVQQALIAAQEIGDEKLQIVQQVQDLIENKSRQLDLDYRNLDFGKEQETTEPAREANNTLNSSNTNNTNNIERQPKRARRTRTETLVESAHAMDMIVMSETRSTTLANASNGNQKKAANATTSKKKKRKSRQGNQQNQHREDTPPPPEDDLAIDPDEPTYCLCDQISYGEMILCDNDLCPIEWFHFSCVSLSTKPKGKWFCPKCRGDRPNVMKPKAQFLKELERYNKEKEEKS from the exons TACAAAGACACGTTTCACGATTGCGAGAATTGGACGCCACTTGTCAAA CTTATTTGAGAGAAATTGATCAGCAGCaagaattactaaaaaatgatatCGACATATCAGTCAGAAGACGGGCCCTCCTTCGAGTCCAGCAGGCTTTAATAGCAGCTCAAGaaattggtgatgaaaaaCTCCAAATTGTTCAACAAGTGCAGGACCTTATTGAAAACAAATCTCGTCAATTGGATCTGGATTATCGTAATTTGG ACTTTGGGAAGGAGCAAGAGACAACAGAGCCAGCTCGAGAGGCAAACAATACGTTGAATTCAAGTAATACTAACAACACAAACAACATTGAACGACAGCCAAAAAGAGCAAGGAGAACTCGTACAGAAACATTGGTGGAATCTGCGCATGCGATGGATATGATTGTAAtgtcggaaacgagatcaacAACGTTGGCGAATGCGAGTAACGGAAATCAAAAGAAAGCAGCTAACGCGACAACAagtaagaagaagaaaaggaaaTCACGCCAGGGTAATCAACAAAATCAGCATCGTGAAGACACACCACCGCCGCCGGAAGATGATTTGGCGATTGATCCGGATGAGCCAACATATTGTTTATGTGATCAAATCTCTTACGGCGAAATGATATTATGTGACAATGATTTATGTCCAATTGAGTGGTTCCACTTTTCGTGTGTGTCCCTCAGTACAAAACCTAAAGGAAAATGGTTTTGTCCAAAGTGCCGGGGAGATCGTCCAAACGTAATGAAGCCAAAGGCACAGTTCCTTAAAGAGCTGGAAAGATACAAcaaggaaaaagaagaaaaatcgtag